A stretch of Candidatus Brocadiaceae bacterium DNA encodes these proteins:
- the cas2 gene encoding CRISPR-associated endonuclease Cas2 — translation MFVLVSYDVASEDKGQRRLRRVARACQDYGQRVQYSVFECIVNPAQWTVLRQRLIDEIDSEKDSLRFYFLGSNWKHRVEHVGAKKSIDQDGPLII, via the coding sequence ATGTTTGTATTGGTAAGTTATGATGTTGCTTCGGAAGATAAAGGTCAAAGACGGCTTCGCAGGGTGGCAAGGGCATGTCAGGATTATGGCCAGAGAGTGCAGTATTCAGTATTTGAGTGTATCGTTAATCCTGCACAATGGACAGTGTTGCGTCAGAGACTCATAGATGAGATTGATTCTGAAAAAGATAGTCTGAGGTTTTATTTTTTAGGATCAAACTGGAAACATCGGGTGGAACATGTTGGCGCGAAAAAATCGATAGATCAGGACGGTCCATTGATTATTTAA
- the cas7c gene encoding type I-C CRISPR-associated protein Cas7/Csd2: MSEILKNRYDFVYLFDVKDGNPNGDPDQVNLPRADAEDQHGLVTDVCIKRKVRNYVQLKHDLQSPYNIFIRQRDINSEDSYLNAVIGKAPGNTASEKRKKLCDDFYDIRAFGAVLSTGEKEGAETASGEDVAKEKRVKKEKIRGAGTVRGPVQFTFARSEDRIYQAEHSITRCCVTTEKEKNEQANKDREFASTFGRKATVPYALYRMHGFISVIDARKTGFSENDLKLLWESLVNAFEHDRAAARGEMNPRKLVIFRHESHLGNELSGRLFERVTISKNSELPRKKDDYTIEVNKEDLPTGIEIKVWPEDAVF; the protein is encoded by the coding sequence ATGAGTGAAATACTAAAGAATCGATATGATTTTGTGTACCTGTTTGATGTAAAAGATGGTAATCCTAATGGAGATCCGGATCAGGTGAATTTGCCGCGAGCAGACGCAGAGGATCAGCATGGTTTGGTGACAGATGTTTGCATTAAAAGAAAGGTTAGAAATTATGTCCAGTTAAAACATGATTTACAGTCTCCGTATAATATTTTTATCCGCCAGAGGGACATAAACAGCGAGGATAGTTATTTAAACGCTGTAATTGGTAAAGCACCAGGCAATACTGCGTCTGAAAAGCGTAAAAAATTGTGTGATGATTTTTATGATATCAGAGCATTTGGAGCGGTATTAAGTACGGGCGAGAAAGAAGGTGCCGAAACAGCAAGCGGAGAAGATGTTGCTAAGGAAAAGAGGGTAAAGAAAGAAAAAATAAGAGGTGCCGGTACAGTTCGAGGGCCAGTTCAGTTTACTTTTGCACGGTCAGAAGATCGTATATATCAGGCGGAGCACTCTATAACACGTTGTTGTGTTACAACCGAGAAAGAAAAAAATGAACAGGCAAATAAAGACCGTGAATTTGCTTCTACCTTTGGAAGAAAAGCTACGGTGCCTTATGCACTATACCGAATGCATGGTTTTATCTCTGTTATTGATGCCAGAAAGACCGGTTTTTCTGAAAATGACTTAAAACTTCTTTGGGAGTCATTGGTGAATGCTTTCGAGCATGACCGGGCTGCGGCACGCGGAGAAATGAATCCAAGAAAGCTTGTCATCTTCAGGCATGAAAGCCATTTGGGGAATGAATTGTCGGGTAGGTTATTTGAACGAGTGACAATATCAAAAAACTCTGAACTACCAAGAAAGAAAGATGATTATACAATTGAAGTAAATAAAGAAGATCTTCCAACAGGCATAGAAATTAAAGTATGGCCTGAAGATGCAGTATTTTAA
- a CDS encoding DEAD/DEAH box helicase, with product MTQDLLQKLPSLYKELTPFEQLILEILAISYAPLSQDRLLKILRKADVPPDHTGLINMQDFRRARNRLSHFKLVKPSEGKGIQCAPVLVDELMLLAYQKPYFKELIHSVQQHSPLSPFMLVDYQLIVREIRIGLYTHDFEHLQAHIERGMSHHAFHSGQFDPYDVIIDVCSKPGFQRKLFGYLHPDIIELFFYELVDKAILCHSALSDEMHASLAKYGTSGKKEFVSIRELYTLYLIFRGKLKEVEELTKDTFEYPGLMASKGCVAFLKGDNDKAIEIYENALRTLQKNTGKKKYFFPQIQGLFYLLALMKDGSSAKLNQAKDYAQWITKKEEQFLVNACKRCIYGASIAQSNLIHEAKNIVSEIPQYFHKNSLFSLFYELTAYWINEKLTNPQVLKNKALFEQTYENGFYLPALIHGRLLLKHNKNVSVQKICDQLEKQTGIQNIVDSLQQKESWEKALNALIDFSQKRIVSSQDSPSRLIWMVSLEKHIFVSPKVQKINKNGKWSAGKRISIMRLKEGMECMTEHDSKVVLALTETAAMHFGYYGHYYDENYDKGLLALVGHPLVFLKESPSVAVELVKGEPELIVEQTPQGYSLQFSHAFRDTGIDIIKESPSRYKIIEIKEEHVRISSFLGKKKIAIPDYAREKLVKVMSGISSLVTVHSSIEGKDSTIPKIEASSNIYLHLLPVGNGFKLEMLVKPFAEAPPYFNPAIGGKHVFSEIEGKRVQTSRDLSLEKQNAEKIINSCPSLQQAGDTRWTWLFKDNEECLQALTDMHEIRDQMTVEWPEGEKLKIRSVASFQQFTMRIQHENDWFAASGELKLEDNIVIQMRTLLECLSDSSSSFIQLKNGEFIALTEQFRKRLEEINAYSEKTKEGIKFHPLASLALEETMGEIHQLQADKAWEDHLKRLKTIRERNPKIPSTLQAELRDYQEEGFQWLSRLSDWGVGACLSDDMGLGKTIQALTVILERAKDGPALAIAPASVCMNWLSEANRFAPTLNVTFLANEKDRKDAIKRQGSFDLLVSSYGLLQQEEEAFADKEWTTIVLDEGQAIKNVHTKRSKAALKLRGRFKIITTGTPIENHLGELWNLFQFINPGLLGSLKKFNEKYAAPIERDNNHQVKNRLKKLVQPFILRRTKAQVLNELPPKTEITLSIEMSPEESAFYDALRQKAVDRINSVDLDKGEGHLQILAEIMKLRRACCHSRLIVPTYQGESSKLKLFGEVVQELMENHHKALVFSQFVDHLQIIREYLESLSVSYQYLDGSTPIKERKNRVEAFQSGEGELFLISLKAGGLGLNLTAADYVIHMDPWWNPAVEDQASDRAHRIGQQRPVTIYRLVTKGTIEEKIVKLHHEKRKLADSLLEGSDMSGKVSAEQLLQLIREQ from the coding sequence ATGACTCAAGACCTCTTGCAAAAACTCCCCTCTCTATACAAAGAGCTTACTCCCTTTGAGCAATTAATCTTAGAAATACTGGCAATTAGCTATGCCCCATTATCACAGGACAGGCTTTTAAAAATACTGAGAAAGGCCGATGTCCCGCCTGATCATACAGGATTGATAAACATGCAAGATTTCAGACGAGCGAGAAATAGACTTTCTCATTTTAAGCTTGTGAAACCCTCGGAAGGCAAGGGAATCCAATGTGCGCCCGTATTGGTTGACGAGCTCATGCTCCTTGCGTATCAAAAGCCATACTTTAAAGAGTTAATACATAGTGTGCAACAGCATTCCCCGCTCTCACCTTTCATGCTTGTAGATTACCAACTCATCGTTCGTGAGATTCGCATTGGTTTATATACTCATGACTTTGAACATTTACAGGCACATATAGAACGGGGAATGTCTCATCACGCCTTTCATAGTGGACAATTTGACCCCTATGACGTAATTATTGACGTTTGCAGTAAGCCAGGCTTTCAAAGGAAACTATTTGGATATCTCCATCCTGACATTATAGAACTTTTTTTTTACGAGTTGGTTGATAAAGCAATACTTTGCCACAGCGCCCTTTCCGATGAAATGCACGCATCTTTGGCAAAGTATGGAACCTCTGGAAAGAAGGAATTTGTATCAATCAGGGAACTCTACACGCTCTATCTCATATTCCGGGGCAAGCTGAAAGAAGTCGAAGAACTTACCAAGGATACCTTTGAATACCCGGGTTTAATGGCTTCGAAAGGGTGTGTTGCGTTTTTGAAAGGAGATAATGACAAGGCAATAGAAATCTATGAGAATGCATTAAGAACACTCCAAAAGAACACAGGGAAAAAGAAATATTTCTTCCCTCAGATACAGGGTTTATTTTATCTGCTGGCCCTCATGAAAGACGGGTCATCTGCGAAATTAAATCAGGCAAAAGACTACGCGCAATGGATTACAAAGAAAGAAGAACAGTTTTTGGTGAATGCTTGTAAACGCTGTATTTACGGGGCAAGTATCGCGCAGAGTAACTTAATTCACGAGGCAAAGAATATCGTATCGGAAATCCCACAATATTTTCATAAAAACAGCCTTTTTTCGTTATTCTATGAATTAACTGCATATTGGATCAACGAGAAATTAACCAACCCCCAAGTGCTGAAAAACAAGGCGCTCTTTGAGCAAACCTATGAAAACGGCTTTTACCTTCCTGCCCTGATACATGGCAGGCTTTTATTAAAACACAATAAAAATGTGTCAGTCCAGAAAATCTGTGATCAGCTGGAAAAACAGACGGGCATTCAGAATATTGTAGATAGTTTGCAACAGAAGGAAAGCTGGGAAAAAGCGCTCAATGCGCTTATCGATTTTTCACAAAAAAGAATAGTCTCCTCTCAAGACTCACCATCCAGATTAATCTGGATGGTTTCGCTGGAGAAACATATTTTTGTCTCACCTAAAGTGCAGAAGATAAACAAAAATGGGAAATGGAGTGCCGGCAAAAGGATCTCTATCATGAGACTGAAGGAGGGTATGGAATGCATGACAGAGCATGACAGCAAGGTTGTACTGGCATTGACAGAAACAGCGGCAATGCATTTCGGATATTATGGCCATTATTACGATGAAAATTATGACAAGGGCCTCCTTGCCCTTGTCGGTCATCCTCTGGTATTTCTGAAAGAGTCGCCTAGTGTTGCCGTTGAACTTGTGAAAGGCGAACCGGAACTTATTGTGGAACAAACTCCGCAAGGTTACAGCCTTCAATTCTCTCACGCGTTCCGGGATACGGGCATTGACATTATCAAGGAATCACCTAGTCGTTATAAAATTATTGAAATAAAGGAAGAACACGTTCGCATTTCTTCGTTTTTGGGAAAGAAGAAGATTGCAATTCCTGATTACGCGAGAGAGAAGTTAGTGAAAGTAATGAGTGGTATCTCTTCTCTGGTGACCGTACACTCTTCTATAGAGGGCAAAGATAGCACTATTCCGAAAATTGAGGCCAGTTCGAATATCTATCTTCACTTGCTTCCGGTAGGGAATGGATTCAAATTGGAAATGCTCGTAAAGCCATTTGCGGAGGCTCCTCCTTATTTTAACCCTGCTATTGGCGGAAAACATGTTTTCTCGGAAATCGAAGGGAAGCGAGTTCAAACCAGCAGAGACCTTTCCCTCGAGAAGCAGAACGCAGAAAAAATAATCAACTCCTGCCCTTCGTTGCAACAAGCAGGAGACACCCGGTGGACCTGGCTTTTTAAAGACAACGAAGAGTGCCTGCAGGCATTGACCGATATGCATGAGATAAGAGACCAGATGACGGTGGAATGGCCAGAAGGGGAAAAATTAAAGATCAGGTCTGTAGCTTCATTTCAACAATTTACTATGCGTATCCAGCATGAGAATGACTGGTTTGCCGCTTCGGGTGAATTAAAACTGGAAGACAACATAGTCATCCAAATGCGTACTTTACTGGAATGCTTGAGTGATAGCTCCTCTAGTTTTATTCAATTAAAGAATGGAGAATTCATCGCGCTTACTGAGCAATTCCGTAAACGCCTGGAAGAAATCAACGCATACTCGGAAAAGACAAAGGAAGGAATAAAGTTTCATCCTTTAGCTTCCCTGGCCCTGGAAGAGACAATGGGGGAAATCCATCAGTTACAGGCCGACAAGGCGTGGGAAGATCATCTAAAACGTTTAAAGACCATTCGGGAAAGAAACCCGAAAATACCCTCCACATTGCAGGCAGAACTACGGGATTATCAGGAGGAAGGGTTTCAATGGTTGTCCCGGTTATCAGATTGGGGCGTTGGGGCATGTCTTTCGGATGATATGGGATTAGGGAAGACGATACAGGCCTTAACCGTAATTTTAGAACGCGCGAAGGATGGTCCCGCGTTGGCCATCGCGCCCGCCTCGGTTTGCATGAACTGGTTATCCGAAGCCAATCGTTTTGCGCCAACGCTAAACGTCACCTTCCTGGCGAATGAAAAGGACCGGAAGGACGCCATTAAACGGCAGGGGAGCTTTGATTTGCTTGTTTCAAGCTACGGGTTGCTACAACAGGAAGAAGAGGCATTTGCCGACAAGGAATGGACGACCATTGTGCTGGATGAAGGTCAGGCGATTAAGAATGTGCATACGAAGCGATCAAAGGCTGCACTGAAGCTAAGAGGTCGTTTTAAAATCATTACTACCGGCACGCCGATAGAGAATCACCTGGGTGAGTTGTGGAATCTCTTTCAATTCATTAACCCCGGATTGCTTGGAAGCCTGAAAAAATTTAATGAAAAGTATGCTGCCCCTATCGAAAGAGACAACAATCATCAGGTAAAAAACCGGCTCAAGAAACTCGTTCAGCCTTTTATCCTGAGACGGACCAAGGCGCAGGTGCTGAACGAGCTTCCTCCCAAAACCGAAATAACCCTTTCCATAGAAATGTCTCCCGAAGAATCCGCGTTTTATGATGCATTACGGCAGAAAGCAGTGGACCGTATTAATTCCGTGGATCTCGACAAAGGTGAAGGCCACCTGCAAATTTTAGCGGAAATTATGAAGCTGCGTCGCGCCTGTTGCCATTCCAGACTTATTGTACCTACCTATCAGGGAGAAAGTTCAAAGCTCAAACTCTTTGGGGAAGTAGTGCAGGAGCTTATGGAGAACCACCACAAGGCATTGGTGTTTAGCCAGTTTGTTGATCACTTACAAATAATTCGAGAGTACCTGGAGAGCCTCTCTGTTTCGTACCAGTATCTGGACGGAAGCACCCCGATCAAGGAACGGAAGAACAGGGTAGAGGCATTTCAATCGGGTGAGGGTGAATTGTTCTTGATAAGTTTAAAGGCCGGTGGGCTCGGATTAAACCTGACTGCAGCGGATTACGTGATACACATGGACCCATGGTGGAATCCGGCGGTGGAAGACCAGGCCTCCGACCGTGCCCATCGTATAGGACAACAACGTCCGGTAACAATTTACCGTCTGGTAACGAAAGGCACGATTGAAGAAAAAATCGTAAAACTTCACCACGAAAAGCGAAAATTGGCAGACAGCCTCCTCGAAGGAAGCGACATGAGCGGTAAGGTATCCGCAGAACAACTCCTCCAACTCATCCGGGAACAATAG
- the cas1c gene encoding type I-C CRISPR-associated endonuclease Cas1c, whose amino-acid sequence MKKHLNTLFVTTQGAYLSKEGETVTVKVENEVRLRIPVHTIGGIVCFGQVSCSPWLMGYCAQQHVAISFLTEYGRFLAKVQGPVSGNVLLRREQYRQADNPEISACVARAVLTGKIANCRKVVERVLRDHSGKINADAVSTASKKLAISMRRLQSEPSLDILRGIEGEAALTYFGVFDHLITSQKEDFTFHERNRRPPMDTVNCLLSFMYTIIMHDVRSALETVGLDPAVGFLHRDRPGRPGLALDLMEEFRPFLADRLVLSLINLGQVKGKGFEKKENGAVLMDDETRKTVLTAYQTRKQDEIMHPFLNEKVTIGLLFHIQAMLMARRLRGDLDAYPPFVWR is encoded by the coding sequence ATGAAAAAACATCTTAATACCTTATTCGTAACAACACAGGGGGCATATCTTTCAAAAGAGGGCGAAACCGTTACCGTAAAAGTGGAAAATGAAGTGCGTCTCCGCATTCCTGTGCATACAATCGGGGGCATTGTCTGTTTCGGGCAGGTATCCTGCAGCCCCTGGCTGATGGGTTACTGCGCGCAACAGCATGTGGCCATAAGTTTTCTGACCGAATACGGTCGATTCCTTGCAAAGGTGCAGGGGCCGGTATCTGGGAACGTCCTCCTAAGGCGTGAACAGTACCGTCAGGCTGATAATCCTGAAATATCCGCATGCGTTGCAAGGGCAGTGTTGACCGGCAAGATTGCCAATTGTCGAAAAGTGGTTGAGCGCGTTCTGCGGGACCATTCAGGCAAAATCAATGCTGATGCCGTGTCCACGGCTTCAAAAAAACTCGCAATCTCAATGAGAAGGTTGCAATCGGAGCCGTCACTGGATATTTTGCGCGGGATAGAAGGGGAAGCGGCGTTGACCTATTTTGGCGTATTTGATCATTTGATTACTTCACAGAAAGAAGATTTTACCTTTCATGAACGAAATCGTCGTCCTCCTATGGATACGGTGAACTGCCTTTTATCGTTTATGTATACGATTATTATGCATGACGTCAGATCGGCCCTGGAAACGGTCGGCCTCGATCCCGCGGTTGGTTTTCTTCATCGGGACCGCCCCGGGCGGCCTGGCTTGGCCCTGGATCTTATGGAGGAATTCCGTCCGTTTCTTGCGGACCGGCTTGTCCTTTCATTGATAAACCTTGGCCAGGTAAAGGGTAAAGGCTTTGAAAAGAAAGAAAACGGCGCGGTGCTGATGGACGATGAAACGAGAAAAACCGTTTTGACAGCATACCAGACAAGAAAGCAGGATGAGATTATGCACCCCTTCCTTAATGAGAAAGTAACTATTGGTCTGCTATTTCATATTCAGGCAATGCTTATGGCCAGGCGCTTACGGGGTGATCTTGACGCCTATCCGCCCTTCGTATGGAGGTAA
- a CDS encoding DUF3124 domain-containing protein yields the protein MKQLLFTWLICLSIISCDKKKEISSIAPVNWDRRTVNYTLDDSLDSGSTYLSVYSQIYSTTEHKTFDLTATISMRNTNREDTIFIEKAEYFNTKGKLIRTYFSKPIYLAPMETVEIVIDQRDKEGGTGANFIFDWKIKPSSNEPLFECVMVSTYLSFTTNGKRIN from the coding sequence ATGAAACAATTATTATTTACTTGGTTAATATGCCTTTCTATAATTTCCTGTGATAAGAAAAAGGAAATTAGTTCTATTGCCCCGGTAAATTGGGACAGAAGGACTGTGAATTATACCTTGGACGACTCACTTGATTCTGGATCAACCTATTTATCGGTATATTCTCAGATTTACAGTACGACGGAACATAAAACGTTCGATTTAACTGCAACAATTAGCATGAGAAATACCAATAGGGAAGATACTATTTTCATAGAAAAAGCTGAATACTTTAATACAAAAGGAAAGTTAATAAGAACATACTTTAGCAAACCAATCTATCTTGCACCAATGGAAACTGTTGAAATTGTTATTGACCAAAGAGATAAGGAGGGTGGAACGGGGGCTAATTTCATTTTTGATTGGAAAATTAAGCCATCCTCAAATGAACCACTCTTTGAATGCGTTATGGTATCAACCTATTTGTCGTTCACTACAAATGGAAAGAGAATTAACTAA
- the cas4 gene encoding CRISPR-associated protein Cas4: MTNTTYNEDDLIQLSALQHMIFCKRQCALIHIEQLWSENQFTAEGRILHDKVDTARQEKRGDIRTEYGVPLRSLRLGLVGKADVVEFHRQGNRWHPFPVEYKRGKPKGDNCDRVQLCAQAICLEEMLNCSITSGALFYGTIRRREDVAFDTALRTETEKTAKNVHELIKSGITPKPEYSKKCKGCSLLELCMPKACGTTGKAGKYLSGIINQSDALPDPASEE, translated from the coding sequence ATGACAAATACGACTTATAACGAAGACGATTTGATTCAGCTATCTGCATTGCAGCACATGATATTCTGCAAAAGACAGTGCGCGTTAATACATATTGAGCAGTTGTGGAGTGAAAATCAGTTTACCGCCGAAGGCAGGATCTTGCACGACAAGGTTGACACGGCAAGACAGGAAAAACGCGGTGACATTCGCACTGAATATGGCGTGCCGCTCAGGTCGCTAAGACTTGGCCTGGTCGGGAAGGCTGATGTAGTTGAATTTCACCGGCAGGGGAATCGCTGGCACCCATTTCCTGTAGAATACAAGAGGGGGAAACCAAAAGGGGACAACTGCGATAGGGTGCAACTCTGCGCGCAGGCCATATGCCTGGAGGAAATGCTCAATTGTTCGATTACTTCGGGAGCCCTGTTTTACGGGACAATCAGACGGAGAGAGGATGTTGCCTTTGACACAGCCTTAAGAACGGAGACAGAAAAAACCGCGAAAAACGTGCATGAACTTATAAAATCTGGAATAACTCCTAAACCGGAGTACTCAAAGAAGTGCAAGGGCTGTTCACTCCTGGAACTCTGTATGCCAAAGGCCTGCGGTACTACGGGAAAAGCAGGCAAATATCTGTCAGGAATTATAAACCAATCGGATGCATTGCCTGATCCGGCATCGGAAGAATAA
- a CDS encoding glycosyltransferase family 4 protein, protein MTDRNNKKPLKIGILARGLSESVGGSKQFIADSIRALVEVDQRNHYFIFYNSSKYQFGFDQQHVHEIVMECPSKLLFDHYYFPKNVRKYALDLVYCPKNVVPLGINVKSVVTIYDLLYFSIPGKIHLSDYKLFDTLYMRYFIKRSLHRATHIHAISENTKDDIRQLFGIRDNKVSVIHLGLSSFAKGCLDKRQTERILSKMNIQRPYMFYAGTLSPRKNVSLLIRALGGLRHHIPHRLIITGGGPERSVPVHKLLQQNNLAEKTVILGTVTSDELKALYYGADFFVFPSLYEGFGLPLLEAMAFGCPVVCSNTSSIPEVVGDAALMFDPRSVQSLQHALMQITQNPSLRDSLKQKGYERVKQFSYRKTAEQLINIFESL, encoded by the coding sequence ATGACCGACAGGAATAACAAAAAACCCTTAAAGATTGGAATACTTGCCCGAGGCCTTTCGGAATCGGTGGGTGGGTCAAAGCAGTTTATCGCCGATAGTATTCGGGCGTTGGTGGAAGTAGATCAAAGAAACCACTATTTTATCTTTTATAACTCCTCTAAATATCAATTTGGATTTGATCAACAGCATGTTCATGAAATTGTCATGGAATGCCCTTCAAAGTTGTTGTTTGATCACTATTATTTTCCTAAAAACGTAAGAAAATATGCATTGGACCTGGTATACTGCCCGAAAAATGTAGTTCCTCTCGGTATCAACGTAAAGAGTGTGGTCACGATTTATGATCTTCTGTATTTCTCTATTCCCGGTAAAATACATCTCAGCGATTACAAACTATTTGATACCTTGTACATGAGATACTTTATAAAACGTTCTCTTCACAGAGCCACGCACATTCATGCCATTTCAGAAAATACGAAAGATGATATCCGGCAGTTGTTCGGTATTCGTGACAACAAGGTCTCGGTGATTCATCTGGGTCTTAGTTCATTCGCGAAAGGTTGTCTCGATAAACGACAGACAGAACGTATCCTTTCGAAAATGAATATTCAAAGACCCTATATGTTTTATGCGGGAACGCTTTCCCCACGGAAAAATGTTTCGTTATTGATACGGGCGTTAGGTGGTCTGCGGCATCATATCCCGCATCGTCTGATTATTACCGGAGGGGGACCTGAAAGATCGGTTCCTGTTCACAAACTTTTACAGCAAAACAATCTGGCGGAAAAAACGGTGATTTTAGGCACGGTAACATCAGATGAATTAAAAGCGCTGTATTATGGTGCAGACTTCTTTGTCTTTCCTTCTCTGTACGAAGGTTTTGGTCTTCCTTTACTGGAGGCCATGGCCTTCGGATGTCCGGTTGTCTGTTCAAATACATCCAGCATCCCCGAGGTGGTGGGAGATGCCGCCCTGATGTTTGATCCGCGTTCAGTGCAGTCGTTACAGCATGCATTGATGCAAATAACCCAGAATCCCTCATTAAGAGACTCACTGAAACAAAAAGGGTACGAGAGGGTGAAACAGTTTTCCTATCGTAAAACTGCTGAACAATTGATAAATATCTTTGAAAGCCTGTGA
- a CDS encoding four helix bundle suffix domain-containing protein, with amino-acid sequence MSEKNDPPHLVPPHGGYQDLQSYQMSEIVYDATAVFCHRFINIRSRTHDQMVQAARSGKQNIAEGSMASGTSKKTELKLIGVARASLEELLLDYQDFLRQKGLPLWGKDHSKAQTVRVLCYQKNRSYLTDKTYIEQSSPEVVANTLVCLIHQTNYLLDQLLRALEKEFLEKGGFTERLYQARSKRKRK; translated from the coding sequence ATGTCAGAAAAAAATGATCCTCCCCACCTCGTCCCGCCACATGGCGGATATCAGGACTTACAATCGTACCAAATGTCGGAGATTGTTTACGACGCCACCGCGGTATTCTGTCACCGGTTTATCAATATACGCTCCCGCACCCACGACCAGATGGTGCAGGCAGCCAGAAGCGGCAAACAGAACATCGCCGAAGGCAGCATGGCATCAGGTACCTCTAAAAAGACCGAGTTGAAACTCATCGGCGTGGCACGGGCAAGCCTCGAAGAGTTATTGCTGGATTATCAAGATTTTCTGAGGCAGAAAGGGCTGCCTCTCTGGGGAAAAGACCATTCGAAGGCGCAAACAGTCAGGGTGCTTTGCTATCAAAAAAATAGGTCTTATTTGACTGATAAGACTTATATCGAGCAAAGCTCGCCTGAAGTTGTTGCAAACACTTTGGTATGTCTGATTCATCAGACAAACTACCTGCTTGATCAACTGTTGAGGGCATTGGAAAAGGAGTTTCTGGAAAAAGGGGGATTCACAGAAAGGCTCTATCAGGCGCGTTCAAAGAGAAAAAGAAAATAG